The following proteins are encoded in a genomic region of Brachyspira pilosicoli:
- a CDS encoding PTS sugar transporter subunit IIC, whose product MSNNEKINAFIENKLAPIMSKFASNKYINSINLGFYALSPLIITCSIFILIFNLPFSNPDSTLYIKQYQDFTQYFHKYYIAIFNSSIGIVSIFLSYSTAYALAEHYNLGKLANSFLSVYAFILLSAKTLSISAINVASELLDLKKQLQINVIDARYLNAKGIILAIVCAIVCVEIYRLVVKINIRFPEIIPSAIAKTVETIIPFFIVSVLCILINVITEKYFNNTIASYFLKLFEYLTAISDSLILIIFILLLVHILWFCGSIHGSNVGSVIINPAVLINLSINQYAIINGENLNRIFAGEFMNGFIYIGGAGATLGLCIAMLMCKNPEIKSIGKTSIVPGIFNINEPILFGTPIVMNNTFFIPFIMTPIINAVITYFAFKLNIITKIVAAVPWPTPSILNSFVSTNFNIKAPILIICLFVIDYLIYKPFLNIHIKKLKINKT is encoded by the coding sequence ATGAGTAATAATGAAAAAATTAATGCATTTATAGAAAATAAATTAGCACCAATCATGTCAAAATTTGCATCAAATAAATATATCAATTCTATTAATTTAGGCTTTTATGCGCTCTCTCCGCTTATTATAACATGCTCCATATTTATACTAATTTTTAATTTACCATTTTCAAATCCTGATAGTACTTTATATATAAAGCAATATCAAGATTTTACCCAGTATTTTCATAAATATTATATAGCAATATTCAATTCAAGTATAGGAATTGTATCTATATTTTTATCATATTCTACAGCATACGCTCTTGCAGAACATTATAATTTGGGTAAATTAGCAAACTCTTTTTTGTCAGTATATGCATTTATATTGTTATCAGCAAAAACTTTATCAATATCAGCAATTAATGTAGCATCAGAATTATTAGACTTAAAAAAACAATTACAAATAAATGTTATTGATGCAAGATATTTAAATGCTAAAGGAATAATACTCGCAATAGTTTGTGCTATAGTATGCGTTGAAATATACAGATTAGTAGTAAAAATAAATATTAGATTCCCAGAAATAATACCAAGTGCTATAGCAAAAACTGTAGAAACAATAATCCCATTTTTTATAGTTTCTGTATTATGTATTCTTATTAATGTAATTACAGAAAAATATTTTAATAATACTATCGCAAGTTATTTCCTAAAACTTTTTGAATATTTAACAGCAATTTCAGATAGTTTAATACTAATAATTTTTATATTGTTATTAGTTCATATATTATGGTTCTGCGGCAGTATACATGGCTCTAATGTAGGAAGTGTTATAATAAACCCTGCTGTATTAATTAATTTAAGTATTAATCAATATGCTATTATTAACGGGGAAAATTTAAATAGAATTTTTGCAGGTGAGTTTATGAATGGATTTATATATATAGGAGGTGCAGGAGCTACTTTAGGTTTATGCATAGCTATGCTTATGTGTAAAAATCCAGAAATAAAATCGATAGGAAAAACAAGCATAGTCCCTGGAATATTTAATATTAATGAACCTATATTATTCGGCACTCCTATTGTTATGAATAATACTTTCTTTATTCCATTTATTATGACTCCAATTATTAATGCTGTAATTACATATTTTGCTTTTAAATTAAATATAATAACTAAGATAGTTGCTGCTGTACCTTGGCCTACTCCGTCTATTTTAAACTCATTTGTATCTACTAATTTTAATATAAAAGCCCCTATTCTTATTATTTGTTTGTTTGTAATAGATTATCTAATATATAAACCATTTTTGAATATTCATATAAAAAAATTAAAAATAAATAAAACATAA
- a CDS encoding nucleotidyltransferase substrate binding protein: MEENIRWKQRFNHFEKAFNLLKNVFEDRKIEELSLLEKEGVVQRFEYTYELAWKTLKDYLEYNGSLNNVDISPRNIFKEAYLANIIKNEDVFIDMMLSRNLLSHTYDFVKFEEIFKRIENDYLKVLNELYNFFLERINS; encoded by the coding sequence ATGGAAGAAAATATTCGCTGGAAACAGAGATTTAATCATTTTGAAAAAGCTTTTAATTTGCTAAAAAATGTTTTTGAAGATAGAAAAATAGAAGAATTATCATTATTAGAAAAAGAAGGTGTTGTTCAGAGATTTGAATATACTTATGAATTGGCTTGGAAAACTTTGAAAGATTATTTGGAATATAATGGAAGTTTAAACAATGTAGATATATCTCCAAGAAACATTTTTAAAGAAGCTTACTTAGCAAATATTATTAAAAATGAAGATGTATTTATAGATATGATGTTAAGTCGCAATTTGCTTTCTCATACTTATGATTTTGTTAAGTTTGAAGAGATTTTTAAAAGAATAGAAAATGATTATTTAAAAGTATTAAATGAATTATATAATTTCTTTTTGGAGAGGATAAACTCTTAA
- a CDS encoding nucleotidyltransferase domain-containing protein yields MLDEKILKEIKNICSKYVNIEKVILFGSRAIDKEKYNSDIDLAVVGEFDFLFCGRLKEEFENIPTLLKFDVVDYNNITNQKLINDINKYGKVIYSKS; encoded by the coding sequence ATGCTTGATGAAAAAATATTAAAAGAAATTAAAAATATTTGCTCTAAGTATGTAAATATAGAAAAAGTTATACTGTTTGGCTCGAGGGCAATAGACAAAGAAAAATATAATTCTGATATAGATTTGGCCGTAGTGGGAGAGTTTGACTTTTTATTTTGCGGGAGATTAAAAGAAGAGTTTGAAAACATACCAACACTTTTAAAATTTGATGTTGTTGATTATAATAATATTACTAATCAAAAATTAATAAACGATATAAACAAATACGGCAAAGTTATTTATAGTAAATCATAA
- a CDS encoding 6-phospho-beta-glucosidase — translation MPFKKGFLWGGATAANQCEGGFDKGGRGLANVDVAPHGKDRTAVISGKMKMFDFDKEHYYPSKDAIEMYTHYKEDIKLFAEMGFSVYRMSIAWSRIFPKGDEDKPNEEGLKFYEDVFKECLKYNIKPLVTITHFDCPMHLITKYGGWKNRIMIKFYENLCNAIFNRYKGLVEYWLTFNEINMILHLPFMGAGLYFEDGENEEEVKYQAAHHELVASALATKIAHEVDPNNKVGCMLAAGTCYPYSSRPEDVLAAQQKNNESYFFVDVQSRGKYPNYALKKFEREKLNIKMEKEDLELLAKYTVDFISFSYYTTRCVTVDKTVHVETKDALEKDIKNPALKQTEWGWTVDPLGIRVTLNDIYDRYQKPMFIVENGLGAHDKPDENGYVEDDYRIDYLREHIKNMKDAVEIDGVDLIGYTTWGPIDLVSAGTGEMSKRYGFIYVDRDDFGNGTLKRSKKKSFYWYKKVIDSNGENLE, via the coding sequence ATGCCATTTAAAAAAGGTTTTTTATGGGGGGGAGCTACCGCAGCAAACCAGTGTGAAGGCGGATTTGATAAGGGCGGAAGAGGTTTGGCTAATGTTGATGTTGCTCCTCATGGTAAGGATAGAACTGCTGTTATTAGCGGTAAAATGAAAATGTTTGATTTTGATAAGGAGCATTATTATCCTTCAAAAGATGCTATTGAGATGTATACTCATTATAAAGAAGATATAAAATTATTTGCTGAGATGGGATTTAGTGTTTATCGTATGTCTATTGCTTGGAGCAGAATATTCCCTAAAGGTGATGAAGATAAACCTAATGAAGAAGGTTTAAAATTTTATGAAGATGTATTTAAAGAGTGCTTAAAATACAATATAAAGCCTTTAGTTACTATTACACATTTTGATTGTCCTATGCATTTAATTACAAAATATGGCGGTTGGAAAAATAGAATAATGATAAAATTCTATGAAAATCTTTGTAACGCTATATTTAATAGATATAAAGGTTTAGTTGAATATTGGCTTACATTCAATGAAATAAATATGATTTTGCATTTACCTTTTATGGGAGCCGGACTTTATTTTGAAGATGGTGAAAATGAAGAAGAAGTAAAATATCAAGCGGCGCATCATGAATTGGTGGCAAGTGCATTGGCTACAAAAATAGCTCATGAGGTAGACCCAAACAATAAAGTAGGCTGTATGCTTGCTGCTGGTACTTGCTATCCTTATTCTTCTAGACCTGAAGATGTATTAGCTGCTCAGCAGAAAAATAATGAATCATATTTCTTTGTTGATGTGCAGTCAAGAGGAAAATATCCTAATTATGCTTTGAAAAAATTTGAAAGAGAAAAATTAAATATTAAAATGGAAAAAGAAGATTTAGAGTTGTTAGCTAAATATACTGTTGATTTTATTTCTTTCTCTTATTATACAACAAGATGTGTTACTGTGGATAAAACTGTACATGTAGAAACAAAAGATGCTTTAGAAAAAGATATTAAAAACCCAGCATTAAAACAAACCGAATGGGGATGGACTGTTGATCCGCTTGGAATAAGAGTTACTTTAAATGATATTTATGACAGATATCAAAAACCTATGTTTATAGTAGAAAATGGACTCGGTGCACATGACAAGCCTGATGAAAATGGTTATGTAGAAGATGATTACAGAATAGATTATTTAAGAGAGCATATCAAAAATATGAAAGATGCTGTTGAAATTGATGGTGTTGATTTGATAGGGTACACTACTTGGGGACCTATTGATTTAGTTTCTGCTGGTACTGGCGAAATGTCTAAGAGATATGGTTTTATATATGTAGACAGAGATGATTTTGGTAATGGTACTTTAAAAAGAAGCAAGAAAAAATCATTCTACTGGTATAAAAAAGTTATAGATAGTAATGGGGAAAATTTAGAATAG
- a CDS encoding PTS sugar transporter subunit IIC, protein MTFKEKAADFMENKFLPKMVQIASNKYLVAIKDGFVFTTPFIIVGSFVLLLFNLPLQDPNNFLYFEPYSIFVKRFQTEFIQIYNCTMGMMALFGAFGIGYSFAGHYNMDKPTSGFVSLYAFLLLSAKSITATMIGSAASLLHVAENTNIAILDARYLDAKGLFIAIICGLLTVEISRFLINKNLMIKLPDSVPPAIAKSFEILIPVAVISILFQIVNIIIQNKLHVMIPDLLLTFIQPLLNMADGLPAIIIFLLLIHVLWFCGIHGPNIVGPIMGLTTSLNLSLNQAALTAGEQIPKIFAGEWMAFFAYTGGSGATLGLCIAMLMSKNAQVKAIGKLAIVPGIFNINEPIIFGIPIVMNPLFAIPFVLTPIINAVISYILMELNIISRIVALVPWTTPSPLAAFIATNLNFLAPVLVLGLVVLDYFIYKPFLNMYIKELEKKEIAEN, encoded by the coding sequence ATGACTTTCAAAGAAAAAGCCGCAGATTTTATGGAAAATAAATTTCTGCCAAAAATGGTGCAAATAGCCTCAAATAAATACTTAGTTGCTATTAAAGATGGTTTTGTATTCACGACTCCTTTTATTATAGTAGGTTCATTTGTTTTGCTGCTTTTTAATTTACCGCTTCAAGACCCTAATAATTTCCTATATTTTGAACCTTATAGCATTTTTGTAAAAAGATTTCAAACAGAGTTTATACAAATATATAATTGTACCATGGGAATGATGGCTTTATTTGGGGCCTTTGGTATAGGCTATTCATTTGCAGGTCATTATAATATGGATAAACCTACATCAGGTTTTGTCTCTTTATATGCATTTTTACTACTATCCGCTAAATCTATAACCGCTACTATGATAGGAAGTGCTGCTTCATTATTACATGTTGCAGAAAACACAAATATTGCCATATTGGATGCAAGATATTTAGATGCTAAAGGATTGTTCATAGCAATTATATGCGGTTTATTAACAGTAGAAATATCAAGATTCTTAATAAATAAAAATCTTATGATAAAACTGCCTGATTCTGTTCCTCCGGCTATAGCTAAATCTTTTGAAATTTTAATACCTGTAGCTGTTATATCTATATTATTTCAGATAGTAAATATCATAATACAAAACAAGTTACATGTAATGATACCAGATTTATTATTAACTTTCATTCAGCCGCTTCTTAATATGGCAGATGGTTTGCCTGCTATAATTATATTCTTACTATTAATTCACGTTTTATGGTTTTGCGGTATACATGGTCCAAATATTGTTGGTCCTATAATGGGGCTTACTACTTCACTAAACTTATCATTAAACCAAGCTGCTCTTACTGCAGGCGAACAAATACCTAAAATATTTGCTGGAGAATGGATGGCATTCTTTGCATATACTGGAGGTTCTGGAGCTACTTTAGGTCTATGTATAGCTATGCTTATGTCTAAAAATGCTCAAGTAAAAGCTATTGGAAAATTAGCAATTGTTCCTGGTATTTTTAATATTAATGAACCTATAATATTTGGTATACCTATAGTAATGAACCCTTTATTTGCTATACCTTTTGTATTAACTCCGATAATAAATGCAGTAATATCATATATATTAATGGAGCTTAATATTATTTCAAGAATAGTTGCACTTGTTCCTTGGACAACTCCTTCGCCATTAGCTGCATTCATAGCAACCAATTTAAATTTCTTAGCACCTGTTTTGGTGTTAGGATTGGTAGTACTGGATTATTTTATATATAAACCATTTTTAAATATGTATATAAAAGAATTAGAAAAAAAAGAAATAGCTGAAAACTGA
- a CDS encoding PhoH family protein, with protein sequence MIENFIPNKKVFVFDTNVILHDFKSIFSFEETNIVIPITVLEEVDKFKKGSDTINFNAREFIRELDAIVEKNEKTEGVKDIFKKGALLDNKSKVFVDVNNEEKEDFKKIFAGNIPDHKILSCAYNLKSENYRVVLITKDINMRMKARSLGIDTQDYNTDKIDKLSSLFTGIESISGDNARVYIKELKDNKQIGVKEENSIYPNTYFCYRVNEEDEAVIGKYKDDTNTIVYVDSNINAYGIKPRNEEQAMALDVLLDNDIPLVTIMGKAGTGKTLLALAAALEKRREYRQILLARPIVALSNKDLGFLPGDVNSKLDPYMQPLFDNLSVIQHIHSDDSDESKNIKKMLENEKIVISPLAYIRGRSLNRIYFIVDEAQNLTPHEIKTIITRAGEGTKIVFTGDIHQIDTPYLDERNNGLTYLIDRTKGEVLSGTVTLEKGERSKLAELAANVL encoded by the coding sequence ATGATAGAAAATTTTATACCTAATAAAAAAGTATTTGTGTTTGATACAAATGTTATATTGCATGATTTTAAATCAATATTCTCTTTTGAAGAAACTAATATTGTTATACCTATTACAGTGTTGGAAGAGGTTGATAAGTTCAAAAAAGGAAGCGATACAATTAATTTTAATGCGAGAGAGTTTATAAGAGAGCTTGATGCTATAGTTGAAAAAAATGAAAAAACTGAAGGGGTGAAAGACATATTCAAAAAGGGTGCTTTGCTTGATAATAAAAGTAAGGTGTTTGTTGATGTTAATAACGAAGAGAAAGAAGATTTTAAAAAGATATTTGCAGGAAACATACCTGATCATAAAATACTATCTTGTGCTTATAATTTGAAATCTGAAAATTATAGAGTAGTTCTCATTACAAAAGATATTAATATGAGAATGAAGGCAAGAAGTTTAGGTATAGATACTCAGGATTATAACACTGATAAAATTGATAAATTATCTTCACTATTTACAGGTATAGAAAGTATTTCTGGGGACAATGCACGCGTTTATATAAAAGAGCTTAAAGATAATAAACAAATAGGAGTTAAAGAAGAGAATTCAATTTATCCTAATACATATTTTTGCTATAGAGTAAATGAAGAAGATGAAGCAGTAATAGGTAAATATAAAGATGATACTAATACAATAGTTTATGTTGATAGTAATATTAATGCTTATGGAATAAAACCAAGAAATGAAGAGCAGGCAATGGCTTTAGATGTTTTACTTGATAATGATATACCTTTAGTTACAATAATGGGTAAAGCTGGTACTGGTAAAACACTTTTGGCTCTTGCTGCTGCTTTAGAAAAAAGAAGAGAATATAGGCAAATACTTTTAGCTCGTCCAATAGTTGCACTTTCTAATAAAGATTTAGGTTTTTTGCCTGGAGATGTTAATAGTAAATTAGACCCTTATATGCAGCCTTTATTTGACAACCTTTCAGTAATACAGCATATTCACTCTGATGATAGCGATGAAAGCAAGAACATTAAAAAGATGCTTGAAAATGAAAAGATAGTAATTTCACCACTCGCATATATTAGAGGAAGAAGCTTAAATAGAATATATTTTATAGTAGATGAAGCACAAAACCTAACTCCCCATGAAATAAAAACTATTATAACAAGAGCAGGCGAAGGAACAAAAATAGTTTTCACTGGGGACATTCACCAGATAGATACTCCTTATTTGGATGAAAGAAACAATGGACTTACTTATTTGATAGACAGAACCAAAGGAGAAGTTTTAAGCGGCACTGTAACACTTGAGAAAGGAGAGCGTTCAAAACTTGCCGAGCTTGCTGCGAACGTATTATGA
- a CDS encoding dicarboxylate/amino acid:cation symporter yields the protein MSIIKDLKSKLLIMILISLIIGAILGMLASSYASDETLKTLISISDPIGNIFIRLLKMIVMPVIIFTLISGVSSISPKHLGIVGIVILIFYIITSVISSVFGLAVGNLLKPGLDLDLNMAMVTTKEFVKPNFIDTLLSTIPTNPFSSFAKNDGDVLPTIFFSIFFGISLAFCRDNESTKNSADIVYKFFDGCTHIIIKIVGWIMFYAPIGVLALIFTVFAKNGPESFKSLLKVTYTIYIAFAIQLVIVYSLINLIFGINPKKFLVKIFEPLFTAFVTRSSGGTLPISMKVADEKMGINQGIYSFTLPLGATINMNGTAIYLGICAIFISNATGNPLDFNAQLTVVIVSVLAAVGTAGVPGAGSIMLLMVLNSIGLDINSNVNVAAAYGMILGIDAILDMGRTALNISGDLCGTAVVAKLTKQMDMSKW from the coding sequence ATGTCTATAATAAAAGATTTAAAAAGCAAGTTACTCATTATGATACTCATTAGTTTAATTATTGGTGCCATACTTGGAATGCTTGCTTCTTCTTATGCTTCCGATGAAACATTAAAAACATTAATTTCGATATCAGACCCTATAGGTAATATTTTTATAAGGCTGTTAAAAATGATAGTAATGCCTGTGATTATTTTTACTTTAATAAGCGGAGTTTCAAGCATATCGCCAAAACATCTTGGTATAGTTGGTATCGTCATACTTATTTTTTATATTATCACTTCTGTAATATCTTCTGTTTTTGGACTTGCCGTTGGTAATTTATTAAAACCGGGGTTGGATTTAGATTTAAATATGGCTATGGTTACTACAAAAGAGTTTGTAAAACCTAATTTTATAGATACTTTGCTTTCAACAATACCAACGAACCCTTTTTCATCTTTTGCTAAAAATGACGGCGATGTTCTTCCTACAATATTTTTCTCTATATTCTTTGGTATTTCCTTGGCATTTTGCAGGGATAATGAAAGTACAAAAAATAGTGCTGACATTGTTTATAAGTTTTTTGACGGCTGTACACATATTATAATAAAAATAGTTGGTTGGATTATGTTTTATGCTCCTATAGGAGTTTTAGCTTTAATATTTACAGTATTTGCTAAAAATGGTCCTGAATCTTTTAAATCATTATTAAAAGTTACATATACTATATATATTGCTTTTGCTATTCAGCTTGTAATTGTTTATAGTTTAATAAATCTTATATTTGGAATTAACCCTAAGAAATTCTTGGTAAAGATTTTTGAACCATTATTCACTGCATTTGTTACACGCTCTTCCGGAGGTACATTACCTATATCTATGAAAGTAGCCGATGAGAAAATGGGTATTAATCAGGGTATCTATAGTTTTACTTTACCTCTTGGTGCTACTATCAATATGAATGGTACTGCTATATATTTAGGTATATGTGCTATATTTATCTCAAATGCTACTGGTAATCCATTAGATTTTAATGCTCAGTTAACTGTTGTAATAGTATCTGTGCTTGCTGCTGTTGGTACCGCTGGTGTTCCTGGAGCTGGTTCTATTATGCTTCTTATGGTGCTTAATTCTATTGGGCTTGATATTAATTCTAATGTAAATGTTGCTGCTGCTTACGGTATGATACTCGGAATAGATGCTATACTTGATATGGGAAGAACTGCTCTTAACATATCTGGAGATTTATGCGGAACTGCAGTGGTTGCTAAACTTACTAAACAAATGGATATGAGTAAGTGGTAA
- a CDS encoding LysR family transcriptional regulator, producing the protein MEIRGLKYFLITVREGNITKAAKYLNLTQPNLSRQINILERDIGHKLFERRHSNIELTPEGILLKKRAEEIINMIEKTRAEFNFTDEVIAGDIFIGAGESWAMSLLASVMKDVQNDYPHIKYNIYSGNFQDITEKLDKGLLDFGLLIDPADLSKYDYLKMPAKDTWGLIMRKDSHLLNKKNITKKDLLNIPLIISRQVMETEMLDNDFSRWFADTFDKLNIVATYNLIYNALIMVQEGMGYALCLDKLIDNMEHQNICFLPLKPKLESGINIVWKKNQEFSRASKIFLDRIRNKFNS; encoded by the coding sequence ATGGAAATTAGGGGATTAAAATATTTTTTAATAACTGTGAGGGAAGGTAATATTACAAAAGCTGCAAAATATCTTAATCTCACCCAGCCGAATTTATCAAGACAGATAAATATACTTGAAAGAGATATTGGGCATAAACTTTTTGAAAGAAGGCATAGTAATATAGAGCTTACTCCTGAAGGAATTTTATTAAAAAAAAGAGCAGAAGAAATAATAAATATGATAGAAAAAACCAGAGCGGAGTTTAATTTTACTGATGAGGTTATAGCGGGGGATATATTCATTGGTGCGGGGGAGAGCTGGGCTATGAGTTTACTTGCTTCAGTTATGAAAGATGTGCAAAATGATTATCCTCATATAAAATATAATATTTACAGCGGAAATTTTCAGGACATTACAGAGAAGCTTGATAAAGGGCTACTCGATTTTGGTTTATTAATTGACCCTGCTGATTTATCTAAATATGATTATTTAAAAATGCCTGCAAAAGATACTTGGGGATTAATTATGAGAAAAGATTCTCATCTTTTAAATAAAAAAAATATAACAAAAAAAGATTTATTAAATATTCCTTTAATAATTTCAAGACAGGTAATGGAAACTGAAATGCTTGATAATGATTTTTCAAGGTGGTTTGCTGATACTTTTGATAAGCTAAATATAGTTGCCACTTACAATTTAATTTACAATGCATTAATTATGGTTCAGGAAGGCATGGGGTATGCTTTATGTTTAGACAAGTTAATAGACAATATGGAGCATCAAAATATTTGTTTTTTACCTTTAAAGCCGAAATTAGAATCTGGTATTAATATTGTATGGAAAAAGAATCAAGAGTTTTCAAGGGCGTCAAAAATATTTCTTGATAGGATTAGAAATAAATTTAATTCATAA
- a CDS encoding alpha/beta hydrolase: MKKIILSIYLLLTFLISCNNNQSQNNQNKGGDDMDTRVFKIYTNIEMKKVRFKNRYGIEIAGDLYLPENYTNQKNPAIVVSGPFGAVKEQASGLYAQEMATYGFVALAFDPSFTGESGGDVRNTSSPDIFTEDYSAAVDYLGLLDYVDRNRIGAIGICGLSGMAITAAGTDTRIKAVATASMYDMSRDMSKGHQDYYTPEQRRKIREYLSEQRWKDAESKTYALGNHEPTFDANNNIQASAMVVPEELPENADPVFAAFYNYYAKRAYHPRAINFVTSWTATMPVSFWNFPLMANIKDVSPTPILLIAGDRAHSRYYSEDIYKEALEPKEILIIEDADHVDLYDNMKKIPFEKLSQFFTENLK; the protein is encoded by the coding sequence ATGAAAAAAATAATATTATCAATATATTTACTTCTAACTTTTTTAATATCTTGTAACAATAACCAATCACAGAATAATCAAAATAAAGGAGGAGATGATATGGATACAAGAGTTTTTAAAATTTATACAAATATAGAAATGAAAAAAGTAAGATTTAAAAATCGTTATGGTATAGAAATAGCAGGAGATTTATATTTGCCAGAAAATTATACCAATCAAAAAAATCCTGCGATAGTTGTATCTGGACCATTTGGAGCAGTTAAAGAACAAGCTTCAGGATTATATGCTCAGGAGATGGCTACTTATGGTTTTGTTGCTTTAGCATTTGACCCATCTTTTACAGGTGAGAGTGGGGGCGATGTAAGAAACACTTCTTCACCTGATATATTTACTGAAGATTATAGTGCTGCTGTAGATTATTTAGGTTTACTTGATTATGTAGACAGAAACCGCATTGGTGCAATAGGTATTTGCGGACTTTCTGGTATGGCTATCACTGCAGCTGGAACTGACACTAGAATAAAGGCTGTAGCAACTGCTTCAATGTATGATATGTCAAGAGATATGAGCAAAGGACATCAAGATTATTACACTCCTGAGCAAAGAAGAAAAATAAGAGAATATTTAAGCGAACAGCGTTGGAAAGATGCTGAAAGTAAAACCTATGCATTAGGAAATCATGAACCTACTTTTGATGCAAATAATAATATACAAGCTTCTGCAATGGTTGTACCAGAAGAGCTTCCTGAAAATGCTGACCCTGTATTTGCTGCTTTCTACAACTATTATGCTAAAAGAGCTTATCACCCTCGTGCTATAAACTTTGTTACTTCTTGGACTGCAACAATGCCTGTATCTTTTTGGAATTTCCCTTTGATGGCTAATATTAAAGATGTTTCTCCTACTCCTATACTTTTAATAGCAGGTGATAGAGCTCATTCAAGATACTACTCTGAAGATATTTATAAAGAAGCGTTAGAGCCAAAAGAGATTTTAATAATAGAAGATGCTGACCATGTTGATTTATATGACAATATGAAGAAAATTCCTTTTGAAAAATTATCACAGTTCTTTACTGAAAATCTAAAATAA
- a CDS encoding DapH/DapD/GlmU-related protein, which translates to MNIEEFIKYCKEGNPVSSIDKELSPFLHECAQNAIKICMEINNSYHTPDEVRKLFEKLTGENIDESFMCFPPFYSDFGRNIKIGKNVFFNCGCSFQDRGGITIGDNVFLGMNVTISTLNHGFDLEHRSTTYPSKVVIGNNVWIGSGANILGGVTIGDNSIIAAGALVNKDVPSNVIVGGVPAKIIKKL; encoded by the coding sequence ATGAATATCGAAGAGTTTATAAAATACTGCAAAGAAGGAAATCCTGTATCGAGCATTGATAAAGAGCTTTCACCATTTTTGCATGAATGTGCACAAAATGCAATAAAAATATGTATGGAAATTAATAATAGTTATCACACTCCAGATGAGGTAAGAAAATTATTTGAAAAGCTAACAGGCGAAAATATAGATGAAAGTTTTATGTGCTTTCCTCCATTTTACAGCGACTTCGGAAGAAATATAAAGATAGGAAAAAATGTATTTTTTAACTGCGGCTGCTCATTTCAAGATAGAGGCGGAATAACTATAGGAGACAATGTATTTCTTGGAATGAATGTTACTATATCAACTTTAAATCATGGTTTTGATTTAGAGCATAGAAGCACAACATATCCGTCAAAAGTAGTTATAGGTAATAATGTTTGGATAGGCTCTGGGGCTAATATACTTGGAGGAGTTACTATAGGAGACAATTCAATAATAGCTGCTGGTGCTTTGGTTAATAAAGATGTACCTTCTAATGTAATAGTTGGAGGAGTGCCTGCTAAAATTATAAAAAAGTTATAA